The following proteins come from a genomic window of Paenibacillus spongiae:
- a CDS encoding alpha/beta fold hydrolase has protein sequence MIEEYADINGYKMHYSELGTGTPIIFIHPPVLTSVNFHYQLQGLSAHFRTIAFDIRGHGRSGPSREKITYSLIVEDIKQLMDRLEIDKAYLCGYSTGGSIVLEFLLAQPDRAFGGIVIGGMSEVADRKLRTKISLGRICSEIGMVCPIALITAWAQSHSNTSFFRKLFNDANKTNPMNAKQYYQYSLHYDCTDRLRQISQPVLLVYGEKDRPFHPYAKLLHQRLAKNELYYFKNIDHRIPTKAAGKLNRLIKQFIDTDTPLH, from the coding sequence ATGATTGAGGAATATGCCGATATTAATGGGTATAAGATGCATTACTCTGAGCTTGGGACAGGTACACCGATTATATTCATCCATCCCCCGGTATTGACCAGCGTGAATTTTCATTACCAGCTCCAAGGACTATCGGCACATTTTCGTACAATCGCATTTGATATCCGGGGTCACGGCCGAAGCGGACCTTCCAGGGAAAAGATTACTTATTCCTTGATTGTCGAGGATATCAAGCAGTTGATGGATCGGTTGGAGATCGATAAAGCATATTTATGCGGCTACTCAACTGGTGGTTCGATCGTGCTTGAGTTTCTGCTGGCTCAACCGGACAGGGCTTTTGGCGGAATCGTTATTGGCGGAATGTCCGAAGTCGCAGACCGCAAGCTAAGAACCAAAATATCGCTAGGCCGCATCTGTTCAGAAATCGGAATGGTCTGTCCGATTGCGCTTATTACAGCTTGGGCACAATCCCATAGTAATACATCCTTCTTTCGAAAGTTATTTAACGACGCTAATAAAACAAACCCTATGAATGCCAAACAGTATTATCAATACAGCTTGCATTACGATTGTACGGATCGATTGCGACAGATAAGCCAGCCCGTATTGCTGGTTTATGGTGAGAAAGACAGACCATTCCATCCGTACGCCAAATTATTGCACCAACGATTGGCGAAGAACGAGTTATATTACTTCAAGAACATCGATCATCGGATTCCAA